A part of Allocoleopsis franciscana PCC 7113 genomic DNA contains:
- a CDS encoding glycosyltransferase family 2 protein, with translation MKIAIMECGCHANVAGYPSFLQNKIMNKIYTEQAKISLIIPTRKRVEMLQNLLDSLREHKWLMRDDVEVLVVDNASDKSTARDLCSCYNSVKYLYVAEPGQRNALNYGIRKASGELLAFVDDDVVVISEDWLYRMAKHFSEHSNLGYVSGNVKALETASRAQEIWEKGGGLSKGQTSVYWSNKEVVNNYRWRPLPLARICVGANSMIPRSVFRKVGLFIPLFDPGAPIPHGGSLEMGYRIIKAGYDLFYDSEAIVLHHHPTTESELQKKLFIYGVGDTAIQAYFFWRYRDYRGIWWALGGYQFYRIYSYVMGQYNFPFLYVFWQMIGGCYGTFLLFFRLAYKDSAKFFKIPLLSEIQD, from the coding sequence TTGAAAATCGCGATAATGGAGTGTGGCTGTCACGCCAATGTAGCAGGCTATCCGAGTTTTTTGCAAAATAAAATAATGAATAAAATATATACCGAACAAGCGAAAATTAGCCTGATTATACCAACTAGAAAACGAGTAGAGATGTTACAAAATTTATTGGATAGTTTGAGAGAACATAAATGGTTGATGAGAGATGATGTTGAAGTCTTAGTCGTTGATAATGCGTCAGATAAATCAACGGCTAGAGACTTATGCTCTTGCTATAACTCGGTCAAATATCTATATGTTGCGGAGCCAGGTCAAAGAAATGCACTAAACTACGGAATCAGAAAAGCCTCTGGTGAATTATTGGCTTTCGTTGATGATGATGTTGTTGTCATCAGTGAAGATTGGTTGTATCGAATGGCTAAACATTTTTCAGAACATTCTAATCTCGGTTATGTTTCTGGAAACGTTAAAGCCTTAGAAACGGCAAGCCGCGCTCAGGAAATTTGGGAAAAGGGAGGGGGATTAAGTAAAGGACAGACTTCTGTTTACTGGTCAAACAAGGAAGTTGTGAATAATTACAGGTGGAGACCTTTACCGCTGGCTAGGATATGTGTTGGGGCTAACTCGATGATACCTAGATCGGTTTTTCGTAAAGTTGGTTTGTTTATCCCTCTTTTCGATCCAGGTGCGCCAATTCCTCATGGCGGCTCTTTGGAGATGGGATATCGAATTATCAAAGCTGGTTATGACCTTTTTTATGATTCTGAAGCTATAGTGTTACATCATCATCCGACAACTGAAAGTGAGCTGCAAAAGAAATTATTTATATATGGTGTTGGAGATACAGCAATTCAAGCCTACTTTTTCTGGCGATATAGAGACTATAGAGGTATCTGGTGGGCTTTAGGTGGATATCAATTTTATAGAATTTACAGTTACGTTATGGGGCAATATAACTTCCCTTTTTTATACGTGTTTTGGCAAATGATCGGTGGTTGTTACGGGACATTTTTGCTGTTTTTCAGGCTGGCTTATAAAGACTCTGCTAAATTTTTTAAAATTCCTTTGCTTAGTGAAATTCAAGATTAA
- a CDS encoding carbamoyltransferase C-terminal domain-containing protein, which produces MSEYLLSIYFGYHDSCITIANDESILLHLQAERVFRKKRMQADLKQMLDLISLGLNYLNLDIKDITEVYLAKWNNLFFTERQIEINGKIFEPIMTSHHLNHIGCGFPSNFDKSLIVCADGGSEDVVSAIYIKEGNKVNLLENLSNSVLNGRFYGTITQLVIDPSFSKAHMEYPGKTMGLAAFGKWSSELYELILSNLSLLNQLYYNGCDTLRKIFSISEDYTNYAFDWRRINLAYTAQKFWEDEWIRKLSEYSYLSENIILTGGCALNVSLNSKILTSGLFRQLYVPPVCNDSGQSLGALLYHHPNLKCNYPYLGRGFGELEEAPGQLVDDLLNHKIVCWYQGCSEIGARALGHRSILGLPDSVSMRRKINEQVKKREFYRPVAPIVTESDVKKFFDFDHCSPYMVIAPKVKDTLWKVAPAIVHVDNTSRLQTLAKEVNSPLYNVLKTIGEVTGTPILMNTSFNSVGEPIVDTPEDAKHAFNKLNADVLYINGKRYEK; this is translated from the coding sequence ATGTCAGAATACTTGCTCTCTATATATTTTGGATACCACGACTCATGCATAACTATTGCTAACGATGAATCTATACTTTTGCATTTGCAGGCTGAGAGAGTTTTTAGGAAGAAAAGAATGCAAGCTGACCTCAAGCAAATGCTTGATTTAATTAGCCTGGGACTCAATTATTTGAATTTAGATATAAAAGATATAACCGAAGTTTACTTAGCAAAATGGAATAATTTATTTTTTACAGAAAGACAGATTGAAATTAATGGGAAAATTTTTGAGCCAATTATGACTTCACATCATCTTAATCATATTGGCTGCGGATTTCCATCAAACTTCGATAAATCGCTAATTGTCTGCGCTGACGGGGGGTCAGAAGATGTAGTAAGTGCAATCTATATAAAAGAAGGGAATAAGGTAAATCTTCTTGAAAATCTAAGTAATTCCGTTTTAAATGGAAGGTTTTATGGCACGATTACTCAATTAGTTATTGATCCAAGCTTTTCAAAAGCTCATATGGAATACCCTGGAAAGACAATGGGGTTAGCAGCGTTTGGTAAATGGTCTTCAGAGTTATATGAGCTAATTTTATCTAACCTATCTTTACTGAATCAGCTTTACTACAATGGGTGCGATACTCTGAGAAAAATATTTTCAATTTCAGAAGATTACACCAATTATGCATTCGATTGGAGAAGAATAAATCTAGCTTATACTGCTCAAAAATTCTGGGAAGATGAATGGATAAGAAAGCTGAGTGAATACTCTTATTTATCAGAAAATATAATTTTGACCGGAGGATGCGCTCTTAATGTATCTCTAAACTCAAAAATTCTGACTAGCGGGCTTTTTCGCCAACTATATGTGCCACCCGTATGCAATGACAGTGGACAATCACTTGGGGCGCTTCTATATCACCATCCAAATTTAAAGTGTAACTATCCATACTTGGGTCGGGGTTTTGGAGAATTAGAAGAAGCACCAGGACAGCTAGTTGATGACTTACTAAATCACAAAATTGTGTGTTGGTATCAGGGTTGTAGTGAAATAGGGGCACGCGCACTTGGACACCGAAGTATTCTTGGCTTGCCTGATTCAGTTAGTATGAGGCGAAAAATTAATGAACAAGTAAAGAAACGTGAGTTTTATCGTCCTGTTGCACCAATTGTCACTGAATCCGATGTAAAAAAGTTTTTTGATTTTGACCACTGTTCACCTTACATGGTAATAGCTCCAAAAGTAAAAGATACATTATGGAAAGTTGCTCCAGCAATTGTTCATGTAGACAATACCAGTCGTCTCCAGACTCTAGCTAAAGAAGTAAATTCCCCTCTTTACAATGTTTTGAAAACAATTGGTGAAGTTACAGGTACACCTATTTTGATGAACACATCTTTTAATAGTGTGGGTGAACCTATAGTAGATACACCGGAAGATGCTAAACATGCTTTTAATAAACTGAATGCTGATGTACTCTACATAAATGGTAAAAGATATGAAAAATGA
- a CDS encoding HAD family hydrolase: MKNDSNKARIYHLAFDLWNTTAYSLERDPLIDLIDILRFSSSLEIADIQALIQTREFISSRPFAEICDLLEVPYCYKHEGKFRDLIESERKGFKLFQDTLPVLKTAREIGLTVSLVSNLWNFCLPVVQEVFFSQFQFDHVFFSFDIGSIKPSITFFKAIESVGISLSETLVVGDSLHSDILGAINAGSKAIWLKRDGSCSSPVVSEPFYSDRYLGSITNLYQALEVVQKDLIN, translated from the coding sequence ATGAAAAATGATAGTAATAAAGCCAGGATTTATCATTTAGCTTTTGATCTATGGAATACTACTGCTTACTCTCTGGAGAGAGACCCTTTAATAGATTTGATAGATATATTGAGGTTTTCCTCATCATTAGAAATCGCCGATATTCAAGCTTTAATTCAAACTAGAGAGTTTATATCTTCAAGACCATTTGCGGAAATATGTGATTTGCTAGAAGTTCCGTACTGCTATAAGCATGAAGGAAAGTTTAGAGATTTGATTGAGAGTGAAAGAAAAGGATTCAAGCTATTTCAAGATACTCTACCTGTTTTGAAAACTGCAAGAGAAATTGGTTTAACGGTTAGTCTTGTTTCAAATTTATGGAACTTTTGTCTTCCTGTGGTGCAAGAGGTATTCTTTTCTCAGTTTCAATTTGATCACGTATTCTTTTCATTTGACATTGGTTCAATAAAGCCAAGCATTACATTTTTTAAGGCAATTGAATCTGTTGGTATAAGTCTTTCAGAAACGCTTGTTGTTGGCGATTCATTACACTCTGATATTTTAGGAGCTATTAACGCTGGATCTAAGGCAATATGGTTAAAGCGAGATGGTAGCTGTAGCTCACCTGTAGTTAGCGAACCTTTTTATAGTGATAGATACCTTGGGTCGATAACTAATCTTTATCAAGCTCTTGAAGTTGTCCAAAAAGATTTAATTAATTAG
- a CDS encoding glycosyltransferase, translating to MLLLLAIVFLAVIHLSICIFYIQRNLIRQSQRFHTLNNWLEVSAQANVNFWVLVPLFKETELAKTTVNRFYSELKEIQNLKIIFITHYSDQPTSAIVKEALSSLENRENFIHLISTRIKSLKSEQLNFALDWIDSALRDCDFVSVYDCDSVPDARAFQFLSNYLVLNNINQEQMIAFQQSPYYPLKEGNISVEIIATSRNIHSLNYHYTAEITSYFRTENFNPLRMAIHLTGHGEHIKFSALKHAGGFSPPSCDSSLGFALSYRNIPIVSIPIPDTSPSPSKIFDMYMQGLRWYNGCNLYIQELNNVKPTLRVYTNALLSFVNNLRWFLITPLCLIAAISILILAIIKKSNYYLAYILILVIVTLFRHFLLFYAYQQLHDFAKPKVNTVLPNLWSWMTKYFLCYLVMRLIWSIPPWHYYVLQFLNKNVVITSTPKSKNYFS from the coding sequence ATGTTACTGTTATTAGCTATAGTTTTCTTAGCAGTTATTCATCTTTCAATCTGTATCTTCTATATTCAGCGTAATTTAATAAGGCAGAGTCAGAGATTTCATACATTAAATAATTGGCTAGAAGTTTCAGCTCAAGCAAATGTAAATTTTTGGGTTTTAGTTCCACTTTTTAAAGAGACAGAACTAGCCAAAACAACCGTTAACAGATTTTATAGCGAACTTAAGGAAATCCAAAATCTAAAAATAATTTTTATTACACACTACTCAGATCAACCGACATCGGCAATAGTTAAAGAAGCATTAAGTAGTCTTGAAAATAGAGAAAATTTTATTCACTTGATAAGCACAAGGATAAAATCATTGAAGTCAGAACAGCTTAATTTTGCTCTTGATTGGATTGATTCCGCTCTAAGAGATTGTGATTTTGTATCTGTCTATGACTGTGATTCAGTTCCCGACGCTAGAGCTTTTCAATTTCTATCTAACTATTTAGTTTTGAACAATATTAATCAAGAGCAGATGATAGCTTTCCAGCAATCTCCCTATTATCCCCTCAAAGAAGGAAACATTTCAGTTGAAATAATTGCTACATCTAGAAATATACATAGCCTCAATTATCATTATACGGCGGAAATCACGTCATATTTTAGAACTGAAAATTTCAATCCTCTGAGAATGGCAATTCATTTAACTGGGCATGGAGAACACATTAAGTTTTCTGCTCTCAAACACGCAGGGGGGTTTTCGCCTCCTAGTTGTGACTCTAGTTTAGGATTTGCACTTTCCTACAGAAATATTCCAATAGTATCTATTCCTATTCCTGATACATCTCCATCCCCTTCCAAAATCTTTGATATGTATATGCAGGGATTACGTTGGTACAATGGATGTAATTTATACATTCAGGAGCTGAATAATGTTAAACCAACATTGAGGGTATACACTAATGCCCTATTATCTTTCGTTAATAACCTTAGATGGTTTTTAATAACTCCTCTCTGTTTAATAGCTGCTATATCAATTTTAATTTTAGCCATAATTAAAAAATCAAACTATTACCTAGCCTATATCTTAATCTTGGTAATCGTAACCTTATTTCGCCACTTCTTACTGTTTTATGCCTATCAACAGCTTCATGACTTTGCTAAACCTAAAGTAAATACTGTGTTACCTAATCTTTGGTCTTGGATGACAAAGTATTTCTTATGCTATTTGGTTATGAGATTAATATGGTCTATCCCACCTTGGCACTACTATGTTCTTCAATTTCTTAATAAAAACGTTGTCATTACATCTACCCCAAAATCTAAAAACTACTTTAGTTAG